In Mucilaginibacter celer, one DNA window encodes the following:
- a CDS encoding glycosyl hydrolase, which produces MNAYTTGVMAQSKNFVWGINGHPLTQRDYSNNIDQQISALTDLGVNSYRFDVLLDAEGNVKKESAFLQLLARLKARNIAALPALMQSGLKGTTATDNYNKGYSQGYNFGIKYGSLLSVIEVNNEVDNKIRYRGKRTGGFPEYDTIKASRFINAIKGFIDGVKAVKPGLLVTLSVSYTHFYYLKLLQDNHVNYDIIGCHWYSNMGDIAHQKQPFADVLTSITTRFNKPVWITEFNYFRGTTKVDFATQNDYITRNISKLSEKGIIKGFFVYELFDQPALKARYPDEGCYGIMYKDTAGNYQKKDAYNGFKQAVSGK; this is translated from the coding sequence ATGAACGCGTATACTACGGGCGTTATGGCCCAAAGTAAAAATTTTGTTTGGGGAATAAACGGGCACCCCTTAACGCAGCGGGATTACAGCAACAATATTGATCAGCAAATATCCGCGTTGACCGATCTTGGCGTAAACAGCTACCGCTTTGATGTATTGCTGGACGCGGAGGGTAACGTTAAAAAAGAAAGCGCTTTTTTACAATTACTTGCCAGGTTGAAGGCCAGAAATATCGCAGCCCTACCGGCACTGATGCAAAGCGGCCTGAAAGGTACTACTGCTACTGATAATTATAACAAAGGGTATAGCCAGGGATACAATTTCGGTATAAAATATGGCAGTTTACTTTCTGTAATTGAAGTGAACAACGAAGTGGATAATAAAATCAGATACCGTGGTAAACGAACCGGCGGCTTCCCAGAGTATGATACAATAAAAGCTTCCCGTTTTATAAACGCCATAAAAGGGTTTATTGACGGAGTGAAAGCTGTAAAACCGGGTTTATTGGTAACGCTGTCGGTGAGTTATACGCACTTTTATTATCTGAAACTGCTGCAGGATAATCATGTAAATTATGATATAATAGGCTGCCATTGGTATTCGAACATGGGGGATATCGCTCATCAAAAACAGCCATTTGCTGATGTTTTGACATCCATCACAACACGGTTTAACAAGCCGGTTTGGATAACTGAGTTTAATTATTTCAGGGGAACGACCAAAGTAGATTTTGCCACCCAAAATGACTACATAACCCGCAATATTTCAAAATTAAGTGAAAAGGGTATTATAAAAGGCTTTTTTGTTTATGAGCTATTTGATCAGCCCGCATTGAAAGCGCGTTATCCCGACGAAGGTTGTTACGGTATAATGTATAAAGACACGGCGGGTAATTATCAAAAGAAAGATGCTTATAATGGCTTTAAACAAGCCGTATCCGGAAAATAA
- a CDS encoding glycosyltransferase, translating to MITYEDEPKPAGFKISVVHRKSDIDDHPQEPEELNEEKENYFLLKYTSDQHKNIDVVLSAFASSFLKHVSLIVAAGNQTDVISLEKLRRSRNVTVVSSSDAELLNYLYTKALGFINCSLTEISRLTIIKAQRWLCRLVLSDTKTFRNLVGNKATFFDPASVESVIAAIQSALKDSQVQ from the coding sequence ATGATTACTTACGAAGATGAACCAAAACCTGCCGGTTTTAAAATTTCAGTGGTTCACAGAAAGTCTGATATTGACGACCATCCGCAGGAGCCGGAAGAACTGAATGAGGAGAAGGAAAACTATTTTTTACTAAAATATACATCCGATCAGCATAAAAACATCGATGTAGTTTTAAGTGCTTTTGCATCTTCTTTTTTAAAACATGTTAGTTTAATTGTCGCGGCCGGCAATCAAACCGATGTTATTAGCCTTGAAAAGCTGCGTAGATCCCGAAACGTAACAGTAGTGAGTAGTAGTGATGCTGAGCTGCTCAATTATTTGTACACCAAAGCATTGGGATTTATTAACTGTTCACTTACAGAGATTTCTAGGCTTACAATTATTAAAGCACAACGGTGGCTTTGCAGACTGGTGCTTTCAGATACCAAAACTTTCAGAAACCTTGTAGGCAATAAGGCTACATTTTTTGATCCGGCTTCGGTTGAATCTGTTATCGCCGCTATACAATC